The nucleotide sequence TCAAGGAAATTACATGTTCCAAAAAGCTTGGCAAATGAAATTATTATTAAATATCTGGCCACCATTTTTGTTCACCGGAATTAGAATAGTCGATATTTCTGATGATTTTCGCAAAGCCAAAGTACGTTTAAAGCTTAGTATATTCAATAAAAATGCAGTGGGAGTGCATTTCGGTGGTTCGTTATATGCGATGACCGACCCATTTTGCATGTTGATGATTATGTCACGGTTAGGTAAAGACTATATAGTTTGGGATAAGTCAGCTGATATCGACTACATTAAACCAGGTAAAGGTACGGTTACCGCTGAATTTGTCATCACTGATGCCTTAATTACCGACATTTTAGCGAATACAGCGCAAGGTGAGAAATACCTCCCTGTGATCCCCGTTTATGTTAAAGATGAACAAGGTGAAATCGTCGCTAAGCTTAATCGCACATTATATATTCGTAAGAAAAGAGCACAGTAATGTTGCGCTAAAACCTTTTATATTTTTAACCTCCAATCTATAAAATGTTATCAAACTCCTCTTGAACACTTGTCTATATTTCACCCTGTGAACCAAGCTTAATTTCTTCCTATTAAGTTTGGTGATTGTCATGTCTAAGTCTTGTTCACATCCAATTAGTTTATTGTAATCCTCATGAGCAATATTACTGTAGTTCACATGGTGGCAACGTTGGTTGATGATTCATTTTGAGTGAAAGTTTGCTTAGGCACTTAAGCTCATGGATAATGTGAAAAATTATTCTAAATGATAAACATCTACAACTAAAAGGAATTTTTGTGTTTAGTAACGTCGTAATAAAAACCATATCAGTTTTATTCTTACTCATCAGCTTTTACTCAGTAGCAAATCAGTCAAAAGATAATGTCGACAGTAAATCAGTAGCAGAAACACTGAGTATTAAAAGTTTATTTCAAACGGATGACTATCGAAATGTCAGCCTATCCCCTGATGGAAAACATATTGCTTTAATCCGTAATCAAAATGACGTACCTGTGATCATTATTGTTGATGCAGCAACCATGCAAGCAGTGAACCAAATATCTTTTGCTAAAAAGGATTCTGTTGGACATTACTTATGGGCGAACAATGATAGATTGCTTATTTTCCTTCATACCAAGCAAAGAAATGAAGAAAGAAAAGCTTACTACGGTGAAATTTACAGTATCGATATTGACGAAGCTAAAGGTAAATTCATTTTTGGCGTGCGTTCATTAGTGCACAGAGGAAAAATTAAAAAAAATGTCACTGAGGCTGATTATGAAAAGCATTTAGCACACCCTAGAATAATCAGTACATTAGAGAGTGATCCTGAGCACATTATTATTTCAACGTCTCAATATGGCAGTGAAGGGATGTGGGTCTTTAAGTTAAATACTTATAGCGGCGCTATAGAAACTTTAGCGCAAGTTGATGGTTATAAAACTGACCACAAAACAACAAGGTTATGGTATTTAGAAGATAAGCAAGAGCTATGGTTTAGAACCATTTTAGCAGACAACAACGTTGTTTTAGGGCGTTATGATTTTTCTGACGATAGTTGGATTAAATACAACCCCAAGCAGGCCTCTACTGAGTTGTCTATTATTAGTTATACCCAAGATAAACAAAAGCTTATTGTCAGTGATTATTGTGGAAATGATACAATTTCTATTTGCTTGTTTGACCCAAATAAGCAAACGATTTCTTCTTTATATACTATCGAAGGTACTGATGTAGATTGGCTTTACCTTGATAATGAAAACAAACCGTATGCACTTTCTTATTTTGATGAATATCCAAAATTTAAAATATTGGATGAAAAGCATTATATGGCAAAAGCACTGGCTGGTTTTCTGTCAAAATTCCCTGGTTATAAATTGCAGGTTAAGTGGGATAGTACATACGGTGAAAAAGCAATGCTTATGCTTTCAAGTGATGTGCAGCCTTCGTTATGGTATTTATTTGATCATAAAAAAAATAAACTTAATTATGTTGCCAGTAGTAAAAAAACACTTGATGTCAGTAAGTTACATCAACAATATTCTTTCAAGTTTAAAGCCAGAGATGATATGTCTATTCAAGGGTACATAACATTACCTGAAAAGAGTAATCAAAAGCCGCAACCTGCAATCATATTAGTGCATGGCGGGCCTCATATAAGAAATTATTGGGGCTTTGACCCGGAAGTGCAATTATTAGCATCTAATGGCTATGCTGTTGTTCAGGTTAACTTTCGTGGTTCAGATGGATTTGGTTGGAAGTTCAAATCGGCAGGTTTTAAGCAATGGGGTGAGAGCATTCAATATGATATTTTAGATGGTGTTAACTATCTTATTGCCAATAACTACCTTGATAAGGACCGCCTCTGTATTATGGGAGCAAGTTTTGGTGGCTATAGTGCTGTAAAGAGCAGTCTTATTGAACCTAGTCTTTTTAAGTGTGCGATTGCATCGTCAGGAGTTTATGATTTAGATCTTCTTATTGATGACAG is from Colwellia sp. Arc7-635 and encodes:
- a CDS encoding prolyl oligopeptidase family serine peptidase, with product MFSNVVIKTISVLFLLISFYSVANQSKDNVDSKSVAETLSIKSLFQTDDYRNVSLSPDGKHIALIRNQNDVPVIIIVDAATMQAVNQISFAKKDSVGHYLWANNDRLLIFLHTKQRNEERKAYYGEIYSIDIDEAKGKFIFGVRSLVHRGKIKKNVTEADYEKHLAHPRIISTLESDPEHIIISTSQYGSEGMWVFKLNTYSGAIETLAQVDGYKTDHKTTRLWYLEDKQELWFRTILADNNVVLGRYDFSDDSWIKYNPKQASTELSIISYTQDKQKLIVSDYCGNDTISICLFDPNKQTISSLYTIEGTDVDWLYLDNENKPYALSYFDEYPKFKILDEKHYMAKALAGFLSKFPGYKLQVKWDSTYGEKAMLMLSSDVQPSLWYLFDHKKNKLNYVASSKKTLDVSKLHQQYSFKFKARDDMSIQGYITLPEKSNQKPQPAIILVHGGPHIRNYWGFDPEVQLLASNGYAVVQVNFRGSDGFGWKFKSAGFKQWGESIQYDILDGVNYLIANNYLDKDRLCIMGASFGGYSAVKSSLIEPSLFKCAIASSGVYDLDLLIDDSEEKEASILIDRVGVEVLQVSHSVIHDINKLQIPLLLAHGSKDDRTPLEQAEVLIAQLEKHNKNYQWFEFENEGHGFFNENNQYKFYQHVLQFLNEHNPVEH
- a CDS encoding DUF4442 domain-containing protein — encoded protein: MFQKAWQMKLLLNIWPPFLFTGIRIVDISDDFRKAKVRLKLSIFNKNAVGVHFGGSLYAMTDPFCMLMIMSRLGKDYIVWDKSADIDYIKPGKGTVTAEFVITDALITDILANTAQGEKYLPVIPVYVKDEQGEIVAKLNRTLYIRKKRAQ